CCGAAGGATAGACCTCCGCATCCGTCGCCTCATCCCCACTCACATGCCGCCAGAACCCAGGCGCGTGACCGACAAATACCGTATCTGGACACGCCTGCAACGCCTGCTCCAGCGCGCCAATCTCCCCACCATACCAATACTCCTGATACACCCCATTCAAAAACGGCGTATCAATATGCAAAACCACTGGCGCACCCAACGCACCCGCCTTGCGAAATAACAAAATCGCCCGCGGATCATTCAACAACATCCGATAGCTCCACTCCCCGCACACCCGAACGCCGTGTGAATAATACGCCGCCTCAAAAAGCCCTGCAGCATCGCCCTCTGAAGGACAGGGACAATATCCCGCAACAAACCGACCCGGATACTTCTCACACGCCCGCGAAAGATCATTCAACGTCGTCCCCGCATGCGTGCCATCGGGCCGCGCATTGACCGGATTAAACACGCGATGGCTGCTCGCCACATGCTCACCTGGTGGCAAATACCACGTAAGCAACCACGCCACATCATACCCGAACTGATCCATCTCATTCAGCACGCCCTCGGCATTCAAACCGTGATAATAAATGTGATTATGCGCATCAATAATCATCGTACAAACCCCCGGATTTCATAATTTCCCTTGACGAAGTTCAATCCTAAAATAATATTAATCTCGCGTCATTCAAGAACGAAAACCCCAATCACGGTCAAATGTCCAACTCTCAATTAGATCTCTCGACAAAAATCGCCAAAAGGCTCACCCTCAAAAACCCCGTCATCATGGCATCGGGCACTTTTGGGCACGGCGCCGAATACGCGTCCCTCTTTGACCTGAGCAAAATCGGCGGCATCGTCACAAAAACCATCACCTATCACCCCCGGGCGGGCAACCCACCGCCGCGCACAGCCGAAACCCCATCCGGCATGCTCAACGCCATTGGCCTGACCAACCCGGGCATAGACGCATTCATCGCCGAAAAAGTCCCACCCCTCGCCGCGCTCAACACCGGACGCATCGTCAGCATAGCGGGAACATCGGACCGGGAATTTGCCGACATGGCCGCCCGGTTCAATGACCTCGAAGGCATAGACGCCCTCGAACTCAACATCTCATCGCCCAACATGAAAGACGGCGGCATGCTCTTTGGCTGTTCCGAACGCGCCGCCCACAACGTAACCCGAGCCGTCAAAGCCGTATCGCAACTACCCATCATCGTCAAACTCACCCCAAACGTAACCGACATAGCCGCCATAGCCGGCGCAGTCGAAGAAGGCGGAGCAGACGGCATCGCCCTCATCAACACCCTGTTGGGCATGGCAATCGACATAGACACGCGACGCCCCATCCTGGGAAATATCACAGGCGGCTTATCTGGCCCCGCGATCAAACCCGTCGCCCTCGCCCTGCTCTGGAAAGTCGTCGAACGGGTCTCTGTCCCGGTCATCGGCATGGGCGGCATAGCCACAGCGCGCGACGCCATTGAATTTCTCATCATTGGCGCATCCGCCATACAGGTCGGAACCACAACCTTTGTTCGCCCTCTTGCGGCTCTGGAGATACTCGATGGCATTGCAGACTATTGCAAAACACACAAAATCGACCGCATATCCGACCTCGTCGGCAGCATGCAACCACCTGCGGCGCATTAAAATCTCCCATCTGCTCTGCATCCTCCTCTGCGTCTCTATCATGGGATGTGCATCGCACCCCCGCTATCGCGGCAAACCCATCACAGACAAATCCAAACCCTCCAAACCCTCCAGGCCCGTATCCCCCTCTCCAAAATACCGATCATCTCAAATAGGCTACACATCTTACTACGCGCACAAATTTCACGGACGGCCAACAGCCAGCGGTGAAATCTACGACATGAACGGCTTATCCGCCGCACACCGCGAACTGCCCCTCGGCACCATCATTCGCGTCACCCACCTGAGCAACGGCAAATCCGTCGTCGTCAAAGTAAATGACCGCGGACCCTTCGTGGAAGGACGCATCCTCGACCTCTCCCTCGGCGCAGCCAAAAAACTCGACATGGTCAATGAAGGCGTAGCCCGAGTCAAAATCGAAATCGTCAAATCCGTCGATTAACCCTCCTCTCCATCCCAATACTCATACATATCCGCGATCACATCATCAATCGGAGCGCGGTGAGTCTCCACATCGCGAATAGTCGTTTGCTCTGCCGCTTCATCGAGCAAAGTGGGTATCGATAGTTGTGCCGCATCAAACGTAAAGTGATGGCGATTGCCTTCGCTCTCGATAAATTGAACGCCTGAAAGTTGTGGCGGAGACGTATCGGCAGTCTCAATAATAAGATGCCTGCGGTCCCCAAATTGACCGCGCAACTCCCGAAAATCCCCATCAAACGCGACATTGCCCTTATCGATCATCACAATGCGCCCCGCGAGCTGCTCCAGCTCATCCATATCGTGACTCGTAATCATAACCGTAACGCCCTTTTCCCGATTGAGACGCTTGATAAACGCCAGCATATTGCGTTTGGCAAGCACATCAACCCCGATAGTAGGCTCGTCCAAAAAGAGAATCTCAGGCTCGTGCATCAACATAAGCGCCAGATCCGCCCGCATCTTTTGCCCCAGACTGAGCTGACGCGCCAGACTATTGAAAAATTCATCAATCCCCAGAAGATTCTTCACAAAATCGAGCATAGCATCATACCGGTCCCGGGGAATATCCCAAACCACGCGCTTCCACTCAAAACTCGCCGCAACGGGCTGGTCCCACCAGAGTTCTGTTCGCTGACCAAAAACCACGCCAATACGCTCGACATAATGCACGCGATCCTTCATCGGATCCATACCCAGACAGCGAACCGTCCCAGACGTCGGTGCAAGAACACTGGAAAGCAGCTTAACAGTCGTGGATTTTCCCGCGCCATTGGGACCTGCATACGCCACGATCTCGCCGCGGCGAATCTCGAGATTCACCTTCTGCAACGCGCGAATCTCCCGGACATTGGGCCGAAACAAATTCTTGAAAACATCCCGAACCTTCTCCGAACGCTGACGCTGGTAAAAAATCTTATCGACCTCGGTAAGCTCAACCGCGATGTCCGAAACCGAGGTAGCGCTGTGACCCGGTCTGTGCATAGTGCTGCATTCCTTTTTTAAATAAAATCCAGGCGATCAGAGACAAAATCACCGCCACCAGCGGCGTATGCCACAGGCTCGACGGCGCAATACCCAGCAACTGGCGACAGGGATACCACGCGACAAAACCCACGGGCAAAACAGTAAGCATACTGACAAGCACATAGCTGCTCAAACCATCCAGCGGAAAAGACTTGAGCTGAAACATAAAATTAACCGCACGGCTACTGATTTCCTCCGCAGCAACCGGCGCCCAATACGCCAGACTCCCCCACGCAAAAGAAAAAGATAGCACAATCGCGCAGGAAGACGCGAAATTGCAGAAAAACATCAGCCACCAGTACAGAGAAAACACCGCATCAATCTGAAAAATAGCCCAGGACCAGATACCAATCCCCGTCAACAAAGACCACGACCCGGAAAAAGGCATAAACCCCTCGGTCAACAACCCCATCCACACCGGCTGGGGTTGCACCAGCGTGTGATCCATCTGACCGCGCCCAATACGCCGACTGATCTGGAGCACATTATAGCTAAACCCCATATCTAAAAACCCGCGAACAAGCGCGGCATAACCCAGCATAAAAACAATCT
The sequence above is a segment of the Gemmatimonadota bacterium genome. Coding sequences within it:
- a CDS encoding amidohydrolase family protein, whose amino-acid sequence is MIIDAHNHIYYHGLNAEGVLNEMDQFGYDVAWLLTWYLPPGEHVASSHRVFNPVNARPDGTHAGTTLNDLSRACEKYPGRFVAGYCPCPSEGDAAGLFEAAYYSHGVRVCGEWSYRMLLNDPRAILLFRKAGALGAPVVLHIDTPFLNGVYQEYWYGGEIGALEQALQACPDTVFVGHAPGFWRHVSGDEATDAEVYPSGEIVPGGRLFDLFAEYANLWADLSAGSGLNALQRMEDGGRDFLIEYQDRLLFGRDAPGNALQVHLEELDLPRDVRRKIYCENALRLVPVEGA
- a CDS encoding dihydroorotate dehydrogenase, whose protein sequence is MSNSQLDLSTKIAKRLTLKNPVIMASGTFGHGAEYASLFDLSKIGGIVTKTITYHPRAGNPPPRTAETPSGMLNAIGLTNPGIDAFIAEKVPPLAALNTGRIVSIAGTSDREFADMAARFNDLEGIDALELNISSPNMKDGGMLFGCSERAAHNVTRAVKAVSQLPIIVKLTPNVTDIAAIAGAVEEGGADGIALINTLLGMAIDIDTRRPILGNITGGLSGPAIKPVALALLWKVVERVSVPVIGMGGIATARDAIEFLIIGASAIQVGTTTFVRPLAALEILDGIADYCKTHKIDRISDLVGSMQPPAAH
- a CDS encoding septal ring lytic transglycosylase RlpA family protein, with the translated sequence MGCASHPRYRGKPITDKSKPSKPSRPVSPSPKYRSSQIGYTSYYAHKFHGRPTASGEIYDMNGLSAAHRELPLGTIIRVTHLSNGKSVVVKVNDRGPFVEGRILDLSLGAAKKLDMVNEGVARVKIEIVKSVD
- a CDS encoding ATP-binding cassette domain-containing protein, which gives rise to MHRPGHSATSVSDIAVELTEVDKIFYQRQRSEKVRDVFKNLFRPNVREIRALQKVNLEIRRGEIVAYAGPNGAGKSTTVKLLSSVLAPTSGTVRCLGMDPMKDRVHYVERIGVVFGQRTELWWDQPVAASFEWKRVVWDIPRDRYDAMLDFVKNLLGIDEFFNSLARQLSLGQKMRADLALMLMHEPEILFLDEPTIGVDVLAKRNMLAFIKRLNREKGVTVMITSHDMDELEQLAGRIVMIDKGNVAFDGDFRELRGQFGDRRHLIIETADTSPPQLSGVQFIESEGNRHHFTFDAAQLSIPTLLDEAAEQTTIRDVETHRAPIDDVIADMYEYWDGEEG
- a CDS encoding ABC-2 family transporter protein, encoding MTTLFARWRVQAYLDFMWMTRDFRFFLINIISDIILNLAGVTAVFLLAERFEGIGLWSRDQIVFMLGYAALVRGFLDMGFSYNVLQISRRIGRGQMDHTLVQPQPVWMGLLTEGFMPFSGSWSLLTGIGIWSWAIFQIDAVFSLYWWLMFFCNFASSCAIVLSFSFAWGSLAYWAPVAAEEISSRAVNFMFQLKSFPLDGLSSYVLVSMLTVLPVGFVAWYPCRQLLGIAPSSLWHTPLVAVILSLIAWILFKKGMQHYAQTGSQRYLGFGHRG